In Zea mays cultivar B73 chromosome 7, Zm-B73-REFERENCE-NAM-5.0, whole genome shotgun sequence, the following proteins share a genomic window:
- the LOC103632013 gene encoding uncharacterized protein translates to MAPGPLGRFFFLWRSPFSVARLAAVRDSVSCCWAVFLVPFPGPGIQYPDAVSGAAPKGVFSLDRVESRGVAGLFASASPLGQRREKDWWNKEAAEFER, encoded by the exons atggCGCCCGGTCCCCTGGGCCGCTTCTTCTTCCTCTGGCGTTCTCCTTTCTCCGTCGCACGGCTTGCAGCGGTGCGGGACTCGGTCTCCTGTTGTTGGGCCGTCTTCCTCGTGCCGTTCCCTGGCCCAGGGATACAGTACCCCGACGCCGTCAGCGGAGCGGCCCCTAAAGGCGTGTTTTCCTTGGATCGGGTGGAGTCCAGGGGTGTCGCTGGTCTCTTCGCGTCTGCTTCCCCTCTCGG ACAAAGAAGGGAAAAAGACTGGTGGAACAAGGAAGCCGCAGAATTCGAAAGATAA